A genomic window from Brassica oleracea var. oleracea cultivar TO1000 chromosome C8, BOL, whole genome shotgun sequence includes:
- the LOC106308683 gene encoding uncharacterized protein LOC106308683, translated as MGGVAAHDLFDSGASHCFVQPEMIGIGEFQKEPKEEVRVVRAAGGQIMYTSGKIRNVFVMIGGVNMPANLVVCPVKSYDVILGMDWLSKYKAHLDCHLDRVQFEIGNGKLVYQGVKPTNGSLIISALQAERMLEKGCEAYLAAITTVEVGPDAELEGIPIVKEYDDVFESLT; from the coding sequence ATGGGTGGAGTGGCAGCCCATGATCTGTTTGATTCTGGTGCATCTCACTGCTTTGTGCAACCCGAGATGATTGGAATAGGGGAATTTCAGAAAGAACCAAAAGAAGAAGTAAGAGTGGTTCGGGCAGCTGGTGGTCAGATCATGTACACTTCAGGGAAAATCCGAAACGTCTTTGTGATGATCGGAGGAGTGAACATGCCAGCCAACTTGGTCGTTTGCCCAGTGAAATCATACGATGTGATCCTTGGAATGGATTGGCTGAGTAAATACAAGGCACATCTTGATTGTCATCTTGACCGAGTTCAGTTTGAGATAGGCAATGGAAAGCTTGTCTATCAAGGGGTCAAACCGACCAATGGGAGTCTGATCATTTCAGCACTTCAAGCAGAAAGAATGCTGGAAAAAGGATGTGAGGCTTATCTGGCTGCAATCACAACTGTGGAAGTCGGACCTGATGCTGAGTTGGAAGGGATTCCGATTGTAAAGGAGTATGATGACGTGTTTGAATCTTTGACATGA